One Bosea sp. 685 DNA segment encodes these proteins:
- a CDS encoding cupin domain-containing protein produces the protein MDIHKIDWSQLPWTPVRPGVERKAFSGSAATLALHKLMPGHEPKPHSHPHEQIAYIVSGTIRFVVGGEEHLLGPGSLLVVPANVEHWGEVVGDEPVINLDVFTPRRPEYA, from the coding sequence ATGGACATCCACAAGATCGACTGGAGCCAGCTCCCCTGGACGCCGGTGCGCCCGGGCGTAGAGCGCAAGGCCTTTTCGGGCAGCGCCGCGACATTGGCGTTGCACAAGCTGATGCCCGGCCACGAGCCCAAGCCCCACAGCCACCCGCATGAGCAGATCGCCTATATCGTCAGCGGCACGATCCGCTTCGTCGTCGGCGGCGAGGAACATCTCCTGGGGCCGGGCTCGCTCCTAGTCGTGCCGGCCAATGTCGAGCATTGGGGCGAGGTCGTCGGCGACGAGCCCGTGATCAATCTCGACGTCTTCACGCCGCGCAGGCCCGAATACGCCTGA